From a single Eleginops maclovinus isolate JMC-PN-2008 ecotype Puerto Natales chromosome 18, JC_Emac_rtc_rv5, whole genome shotgun sequence genomic region:
- the glod4 gene encoding glyoxalase domain-containing protein 4, producing the protein MALRRGLHFVFKVGDRAKTATFYRDVLGMKILRHEEFEEGCKATCNGPYDGKWSKTMVGFGPEDDHFVAELTYNYGVGEYQLGNDFLGLTLQSSQAVSNAKRLGWPLTEVGEALYLTQAPGGYPFYLVDKEQPSSDPVQKVCLGVSDFKKSTHYWTKLLGMKVMENNEEKKTVLMGFSDTQCKLELHDNSGAVDHGTAFGRIAFSCPREQLPVLEALMKKENQKILTPLVSLDTPGKATVEVVILADPDGHEICFVGDEAFRQLSMVDPKGNELLDKAMAEDKSDEWFAKHNKQKAAA; encoded by the exons ATGGCTTTGAGACGAGggctgcattttgtttttaaagttggcGACAGGGCCAAAACTGCCACGTTTTACCGAGATGTTCTTGGCATGAAG ATTTTACGTCATGAAGAGTTTGAGGAAGGCTGCAAAGCAACGTGTAATGG CCCCTACGATGGCAAATGGAGCAAGACAATGGTGGGCTTTGGTCCAGAAGATGACCATTTTGTTGCAGAACTGACATACAATTATGGGGTTGGAGAGTATCAACTTGGCAATGATTTTCTG GGACTCACTTTGCAGTCGAGCCAGGCTGTAAGCAATGCTAAACGTCTGGGATGGCCTCTTACTGAGGTGGGAGAGGCTCTGTATCTGACCCAGGCTCCCGGAGGGTATCCGTTCTACCTTGTGGACAAAGAGCAGCCTTCTAGTG ACCCCGTGCAGAAGGTTTGTCTTGGAGTATCAGACTTCAAGAAATCAACCCATTACTGGACTAAGCTCTTGGGAATGAAAGTTATGGAAAAtaatgaggaaaagaaaacGGTGCTGATGGGATTTTCAGACACTCAA TGTAAACTGGAGCTTCATGATAACAGTGGGGCAGTGGATCATGGAACAGCTTTTGGAAGGATAGCATTTTCATGCCCACGGGAACAa TTGCCTGTCCTTGAAGCATTgatgaaaaaggaaaatcagAAAATTCTCACTCCATTAGTCAGCTTAGACACTCCTGGAAAGGCCACAGTAGAAGTGGTTATTTTGGCTGACCCA GATGGTCATGAGATTTGCTTTGTGGGAGATGAAGCTTTTAGGCAGCTGTCCATGGTGGACCCCAAAGGAAATGAATTGCTTGATAAG gcTATGGCCGAAGATAAAAGCGATGAGTGGTttgcaaaacacaacaaacagaaaGCTGCAGCATGA
- the mrm3a gene encoding rRNA methyltransferase 3A, mitochondrial, translated as MAAYMRSMICLVSIERNVFLHSRGSGVIVETKRYVRGLRRKPVRVLFPGNETDQDLKPRPAAGRDVSREKEQKVKTAIKHPEVDFVKARSNVQATTKHAQVISTKDHIDGLRFERAFPGDKRLGKLVSVARSRTFREHQGKILLEGRRLICDALNAGANPQMVFFSTADRLRELPLDKLKRATLVKVKFEDIKTWSDVVAPQGVIAIFSRPEPSRLNFGSRGHSVPLSLICDNIRDPGNLGTMLRCAAAAGCNDVLLTKGCVDAWEPKVLRAAMGAHFRLPIYQSLGWDDMEKHLPKAVTVHLADSSCGADRSKETKDVQVNVSHKTLKAGDYGWLSKRSNQNKVRYEEYDSDTDSDCEEGALPRVDSKLYHESWAQSPTALVIGGETHGLSVDAEQLAEKTSGHRLFIPVAPDVDSLNSAMAASILLFEGRKQLLKLT; from the exons ATGGCTGCGTACATGAGAAGCATGATATGTCTTGTTTCCATTGAGCGAAACGTTTTTCTACACTCCAGGGGAAGTGGTGTTATTGTGGAAACCAAGCGGTATGTACGTGGACTGAGGAGGAAACCTGTCCGAGTGTTGTTCCCTGGAAACGAGACGGATCAAGACCTCAAACCTCGGCCGGCAGCAGGACGAGACGTCAGCAGGGAGAAGGAGCAAAAAGTCAAAACTGCAATAAAGCATCCTGAAGTAGACTTTGTTAAAGCTAGGAGTAATGTGCAAGCAACTACAAAACATGCTCAAGTTATTAGTACAAAGGATCATATTGATGGACTGCGCTTCGAGAGGGCGTTCCCTGGAGATAAAAGACTGGG GAAGTTAGTGAGTGTCGCTCGTTCCAGGACATTTCGGGAGCACCAGGGTAAAATCCTCCTGGAAGGCAGGCGTTTGATCTGTGACGCCCTGAATGCAGGAGCCAACCCACAGATGGTGTTCTTCAGTACCGCAGATCGTCTCAGAGAGCTTCCCTTAGACAAGCTGAAAAGGGCCACGCTGGTCAAGGTCAAATTTGAGGACATCAAGACATGGTCTGACGTTGTGGCCCCACAAGGAGTTATTG CAATATTTTCTCGTCCAGAGCCGTCACGGTTGAACTTCGGTAGTAGAGGTCATTCGGTGCCATTGTCCTTGATATGCGACAACATCCGAGACCCTGGCAACCTTGGCACTATGTTGcgatgtgctgctgctgctggctgcaATGATGTCCTGCTCACCAAAG GTTGTGTTGATGCTTGGGAGCCTAAAGTTCTTCGTGCAGCCATGGGCGCCCATTTCCGCCTTCCCATCTACCAGAGCTTGGGCTGGGATGATATGGAGAAACACCTACCTAAAGCTGTGACTGTCCATTTGGCTGACAGCAGCTGCGGCGCTGACAGAAGTAAAGAAACAAAGGATGTACAAGTTAACGTGTCCCACAAGACGCTCAAAGCAGGAGACTATGGCTGGTTGAGCAAAAGGTCTAATCAAAACAAAGTTCGCTATGAGGAATACGATTCTGACACGGACTCAGATTGTGAGGAGGGGGCACTTCCCAGAGTGGACTCAAAGCTGTACCATGAAAGCTGGGCTCAGAGTCCAACTGCTCTTGTGATAGGCGGAGAGACACATGGTCTGAGTGTAGACGCAGAACAGCTGGCTGAGAAAACTTCCGGTCACAGGCTCTTTATTCCTGTCGCTCCGGATGTGGACAGCTTGAATTCAGCCATGGCTGCCAGTATCCTTTTGTTTGAGGGCAGGAAGCAGCTGTTGAAACTCACCTAG